Proteins from a genomic interval of Actinoalloteichus hymeniacidonis:
- a CDS encoding polyprenyl synthetase family protein — protein sequence MTATRILPSALTSGVALVEPALREAVGRLCPQMSVVGRYHHGWADAQGREIDGWGGKLLRPTLAILSARAAGAEPSAGVPAGVAIELVHNFSLLHDDIMDGDTERRGRATAWTLFGVPRAILAGDALLTAAATELLAAEASGARTATASLMAATQRMIRGQASDMDFEGRTDVSRDECLRMAADKTGALLACACSLGADLVDADRTLVARLADFGEHVGLAFQFIDDLLGIWGDPARTGKAAGADLHSRKKSLPVVAALNAPDSAELRALYLRPEPLSNDEVARAADLVERGGGRDWARAEADRHVAAATESLEACDIPDAVRGDFLEVAAFITGRRF from the coding sequence ATGACTGCGACCAGGATCCTGCCCTCGGCGCTGACCTCCGGCGTCGCGCTGGTGGAACCGGCTCTTCGCGAGGCCGTCGGACGACTCTGCCCACAGATGAGCGTCGTCGGGCGCTACCACCACGGCTGGGCCGACGCCCAAGGCAGGGAGATCGATGGGTGGGGCGGGAAGCTGCTCCGCCCCACGCTGGCGATCCTCTCGGCCCGCGCTGCGGGAGCCGAGCCCTCGGCAGGGGTTCCCGCCGGGGTCGCGATCGAGCTGGTGCACAACTTCTCGCTGCTGCACGACGACATCATGGACGGCGACACCGAGCGTCGAGGCCGGGCCACGGCGTGGACGCTGTTCGGGGTGCCCCGCGCGATCCTGGCAGGCGACGCGCTGTTGACCGCGGCCGCCACCGAGCTACTCGCGGCCGAGGCCTCGGGCGCGCGCACCGCCACCGCCTCGCTGATGGCCGCCACCCAGCGCATGATCCGAGGCCAGGCCTCGGATATGGACTTCGAGGGACGCACCGACGTCTCGCGGGACGAGTGCCTGCGGATGGCCGCGGACAAGACCGGTGCGCTGCTGGCCTGCGCGTGCTCGCTGGGTGCCGACCTCGTCGATGCGGACCGGACGCTGGTGGCGCGGCTCGCCGACTTCGGTGAGCACGTCGGACTCGCGTTCCAGTTCATCGACGATCTGCTGGGTATCTGGGGCGATCCGGCGCGGACCGGCAAGGCGGCCGGGGCGGATCTGCACAGTCGCAAGAAGTCCCTGCCCGTGGTCGCGGCGCTCAACGCGCCGGATTCCGCCGAACTGCGCGCCCTCTACCTGCGCCCGGAGCCGTTGAGCAACGACGAGGTCGCGCGCGCCGCCGATCTGGTGGAGCGCGGGGGCGGTCGCGACTGGGCACGCGCGGAGGCGGATCGACACGTCGCGGCGGCCACCGAGTCGCTCGAGGCGTGCGACATCCCGGACGCGGTGCGCGGTGACTTCCTCGAAGTCGCGGCCTTCATCACCGGCCGACGGTTCTGA
- a CDS encoding cytochrome P450 has translation MTADSAHAAAAAQPRCPAHAARIPLHGAEFSQDPARFYADLREHGPVAKVELAPGVPASLVTDYSAALTVLRDPISFPRDPHHWQRSLPPTASMIAAMAFQPLCLIVDDSAHARLRGAMSDGLDRVDPTLLRASVERSADLLIDEFIGAGRAELLADYAAVLPTLVLAQLYGASAGLGKRLMAGAVRAKNRSPHRTAVDLHESVSELVAYKRARRGTDVTSAMLDHPAELTDEEVVDQLTALGYGVEPLQNWITNSLRLLLSDERFAGAVSGSVVVEDVLTEVLWADPPIANHAPMFPVRDVEVQGVPLPAHQPVLISFAAANTDPELAVGQERAGNRAHLAFGAGPHSCPAQAPARVIATVGIERLLDRLPDLELAVPADRLTWRPGPYHRALAGLPVRFTAVGARSTSDRSTPRAPEPDTVHLPRPTARPTPSESDGEETGPAWWQSLTRWWRDR, from the coding sequence GTGACCGCCGATTCCGCTCATGCCGCCGCTGCCGCGCAGCCCCGCTGCCCGGCCCACGCCGCGCGGATTCCCTTGCACGGAGCCGAGTTCTCGCAGGATCCCGCCCGGTTCTACGCCGATCTGCGCGAACACGGCCCGGTCGCCAAGGTCGAGCTGGCCCCCGGTGTCCCCGCCTCGCTGGTGACCGACTACTCGGCGGCTCTGACGGTGCTCCGCGACCCGATCTCGTTTCCCCGCGACCCGCACCACTGGCAGCGATCCCTGCCCCCGACCGCCTCGATGATCGCCGCGATGGCCTTCCAACCACTGTGTCTGATCGTCGACGACAGCGCCCACGCCCGGCTGCGGGGCGCGATGAGCGATGGCCTGGACCGGGTGGATCCCACGCTGCTGCGTGCCTCCGTCGAGCGCAGCGCCGACCTGCTGATCGACGAGTTCATCGGCGCCGGTCGGGCCGAGTTGCTCGCCGACTACGCCGCCGTGCTGCCGACGCTGGTGCTGGCCCAGCTCTACGGTGCCTCGGCGGGCCTTGGCAAACGGCTGATGGCCGGGGCGGTGCGTGCGAAGAACCGGTCGCCGCACCGCACCGCGGTCGATCTGCACGAGAGCGTGTCCGAACTGGTCGCGTACAAACGTGCCAGGCGCGGCACGGACGTCACCTCCGCGATGCTCGACCACCCGGCCGAGCTGACCGACGAGGAGGTCGTCGATCAGCTCACCGCGCTGGGATACGGCGTCGAGCCCTTGCAGAACTGGATCACCAACTCGCTGCGACTGCTGCTCTCCGACGAACGCTTCGCAGGCGCGGTCTCGGGCAGCGTGGTGGTCGAGGACGTGCTCACCGAGGTGCTGTGGGCGGACCCGCCGATCGCCAATCACGCCCCCATGTTCCCGGTGCGCGACGTCGAGGTGCAGGGCGTGCCGCTGCCCGCGCACCAACCGGTGTTGATCAGCTTCGCCGCCGCGAACACCGACCCCGAACTCGCCGTAGGCCAGGAGAGGGCGGGCAACCGGGCCCATCTGGCCTTCGGCGCCGGTCCGCACTCGTGTCCGGCGCAGGCCCCTGCGCGGGTGATCGCGACGGTGGGCATCGAGCGCCTGCTGGACCGGTTGCCGGATCTGGAGCTGGCGGTGCCCGCCGATCGCTTGACCTGGCGGCCGGGCCCCTATCACCGGGCGCTGGCCGGGTTGCCGGTGCGCTTCACCGCAGTGGGCGCGCGGTCCACGAGCGATCGGTCGACGCCGCGAGCTCCGGAGCCCGACACCGTGCACCTGCCCCGGCCGACGGCCAGGCCGACGCCGAGCGAATCCGATGGCGAGGAGACCGGTCCCGCTTGGTGGCAGTCGTTGACCCGTTGGTGGCGCGACCGGTAG
- a CDS encoding MBL fold metallo-hydrolase, giving the protein MTIWICATCGVEHPDSERPPNSDCLICADDRQWVPESGQVWTTLAELAAQDHRLVHEELEPGLHRINREPGLGIGQRTYLVQTEQGNLMWDPPNHLDETTVRQVAALGGVSVIVASHPHMFGSQVSWSERFDAAPILVHSADRRWVRRESPAIREWSGVTEVLPGVTLVTAGGHFPGSAVAHLAHGSEGRGSLLVGDTIMPVLDSGWVTFERSYPNRIPLSPAIVARIVDRLAPYPFERLYALTGGRVLADAKNAVHRSAQRYIDWVGGKYDHLC; this is encoded by the coding sequence GTGACCATCTGGATCTGCGCCACCTGCGGGGTCGAGCATCCCGACTCCGAACGCCCGCCGAACTCGGACTGTCTGATCTGTGCCGACGATCGCCAATGGGTCCCCGAGAGCGGGCAGGTCTGGACGACGCTGGCCGAGCTGGCAGCCCAGGATCACCGCCTGGTCCACGAGGAGCTGGAACCCGGTCTACATCGGATCAATCGGGAACCCGGTCTCGGCATCGGACAGCGGACCTATCTGGTGCAGACCGAACAGGGCAACCTGATGTGGGATCCGCCGAACCACCTCGATGAGACGACGGTGCGGCAGGTGGCCGCGCTCGGCGGCGTCTCGGTGATCGTCGCGAGCCACCCGCACATGTTCGGCTCCCAGGTGAGTTGGAGCGAACGCTTCGACGCGGCGCCCATCCTGGTGCACTCGGCGGATCGCCGGTGGGTGCGGCGCGAATCCCCGGCCATCCGCGAATGGAGTGGGGTCACCGAGGTACTGCCCGGCGTGACACTGGTGACCGCAGGCGGGCATTTCCCCGGGTCCGCCGTCGCCCACCTCGCCCACGGTTCGGAGGGGCGCGGCAGTCTCCTCGTCGGGGACACGATCATGCCGGTACTCGACTCGGGCTGGGTCACCTTCGAGCGCAGCTATCCGAATCGGATACCGCTCTCCCCCGCGATCGTCGCGCGCATCGTGGATCGACTGGCGCCCTACCCCTTCGAGCGGCTCTACGCGTTGACGGGCGGCCGCGTCCTGGCCGACGCGAAGAACGCGGTGCATCGGTCCGCGCAGCGCTACATCGACTGGGTCGGCGGCAAGTACGACCATCTCTGCTGA
- a CDS encoding alpha/beta hydrolase: protein MRRTSAFALVAVVAACVVPGVAQAATSQQASPTPAPLQWGECPADSGVTTLECATLDVPLDYQDPTGRQIEIMISRLASDNQEQRRGVLLTNPGGPGASGLNFPTDLKDAGLPQSVLDSYDIIGIDPRGVGQSTPVTCDLSLEQQLMGNLPPYAHNAEDVVERAVEVELVAEQCATSETAWMLPHTTTANAARDLDMVRQALGEETASFLGYSYGTHLGAVYTTLFPETSDRVVIDSSLPPNGLDHEAGKLMGPGFEERFPDFAAYAAARPELGLGNTPDEVRAKYFEIAERLDEEPTTELTGALFRIATLSNLARDSHFPTLVELWQQAEAGRPVSVASNPLTLSDTDDLGFDNPLSSHLYVLCGDNEWSRSIESYQDDVEAARKPYPMYGPAAANIRACAFWPEIDRAPVEVDDQGPSNVLLVQNTRDASTPLIGAQQMRDALGDRVRMVTADQGGHGVYLFGTNACANDSVTDYLVTGERVSEDRFCAAE, encoded by the coding sequence ATGCGTAGAACCTCGGCGTTCGCACTCGTCGCCGTCGTGGCCGCGTGTGTGGTTCCCGGCGTGGCCCAGGCGGCCACGTCCCAACAGGCGAGTCCCACACCCGCCCCCTTGCAGTGGGGCGAGTGCCCGGCGGACTCCGGCGTGACCACCCTGGAGTGCGCGACGCTGGACGTCCCCCTGGACTACCAGGATCCGACCGGGCGACAGATCGAGATCATGATCTCCCGGCTGGCCAGCGACAACCAAGAACAGCGACGCGGGGTGCTGCTGACGAATCCGGGTGGTCCCGGCGCCTCCGGGTTGAACTTCCCGACCGACCTCAAGGACGCCGGTCTGCCGCAGAGCGTGCTCGATTCCTACGACATCATCGGAATCGACCCCCGGGGCGTCGGACAGAGCACCCCGGTGACCTGCGATCTGTCCTTGGAACAGCAGCTCATGGGCAACCTGCCGCCATACGCGCACAATGCCGAGGACGTCGTCGAACGGGCGGTCGAGGTGGAACTCGTCGCCGAGCAGTGCGCCACCTCCGAGACAGCCTGGATGCTGCCGCACACCACCACCGCCAACGCCGCCCGCGACCTCGACATGGTTCGGCAGGCGCTCGGGGAGGAGACCGCGTCCTTCCTCGGCTACTCCTACGGCACGCACCTCGGCGCCGTCTACACCACGCTGTTCCCGGAGACCAGCGACCGGGTGGTGATCGACAGCAGTCTGCCGCCCAACGGACTCGACCACGAGGCGGGCAAGCTGATGGGGCCCGGCTTCGAGGAGCGATTCCCGGACTTCGCGGCCTACGCCGCCGCGCGGCCCGAACTCGGCCTCGGCAACACCCCGGACGAGGTGCGGGCGAAGTACTTCGAGATCGCCGAGCGGCTGGACGAGGAGCCGACAACGGAGCTGACGGGTGCGTTGTTCCGCATCGCCACCCTCTCCAATCTCGCCCGTGACTCGCATTTCCCGACACTGGTCGAGCTGTGGCAGCAGGCCGAGGCGGGCCGGCCCGTCTCGGTGGCGAGCAACCCGCTCACGTTGTCCGACACCGATGACCTCGGTTTCGACAACCCTCTGTCCAGCCACCTGTACGTGCTCTGCGGCGACAACGAGTGGTCGAGGTCGATCGAGTCCTATCAGGACGACGTCGAGGCTGCTCGAAAGCCCTACCCGATGTACGGACCCGCAGCGGCCAACATCCGGGCGTGCGCGTTCTGGCCGGAGATCGACCGTGCCCCGGTCGAGGTCGACGACCAGGGTCCGTCGAACGTGCTGTTGGTGCAGAACACCCGCGACGCCTCGACACCCCTGATCGGCGCGCAGCAGATGCGGGATGCGCTGGGCGACCGGGTCCGGATGGTGACGGCCGACCAGGGCGGCCACGGTGTGTACCTGTTCGGCACGAACGCGTGCGCGAACGACTCGGTGACGGATTACCTGGTCACGGGGGAGCGGGTGTCGGAGGACCGGTTCTGCGCGGCGGAGTAG
- a CDS encoding MerR family transcriptional regulator — protein MRSSELANLAGVTVRALRHYHKIGLLDEPERSLNGYRTYDVRHLVRLLRITRLTGLGVPLAVLPEVLDDPEATEVLLDELDKNAATEIERLQGRRKAIAGLRSNGMTPDLPPAMAAYLPVYTAIAEVDPELARYEREQFMLIGQVIGETALATFADYVARRFTFDPDSMTLLRRFASLGPDSTESTMAELADEMALHYQRTFDAPLGITMDRQLIPILTAHVEHVLNEQQVHTNRLMNERFVELARQQQAIRATS, from the coding sequence TTGCGCAGCAGCGAGTTGGCCAATCTGGCCGGAGTCACCGTCCGTGCCCTGCGGCACTATCACAAGATCGGGCTGCTCGACGAGCCGGAACGTTCGCTCAACGGCTACCGCACCTACGATGTGCGTCATCTCGTGCGGTTGCTGCGGATCACCCGGTTGACCGGGCTCGGTGTCCCACTCGCGGTGCTGCCGGAGGTGCTCGACGACCCCGAGGCCACCGAGGTACTGCTCGATGAACTGGACAAGAACGCCGCTACCGAGATCGAGCGGTTACAGGGCAGGCGCAAGGCCATCGCCGGGCTCCGCAGCAACGGAATGACGCCCGACCTACCGCCCGCGATGGCCGCCTATCTTCCCGTTTACACCGCCATCGCCGAGGTCGACCCCGAGCTGGCCCGCTACGAGCGCGAACAGTTCATGTTGATCGGCCAGGTGATCGGCGAAACCGCGCTGGCCACCTTCGCGGACTATGTCGCGCGTCGTTTCACCTTCGATCCCGACTCGATGACGCTGTTACGCCGTTTCGCCTCGCTCGGCCCGGACAGCACGGAGAGCACCATGGCCGAGCTCGCCGATGAGATGGCGCTGCACTATCAACGGACCTTCGACGCTCCCCTCGGGATCACGATGGACAGGCAGCTCATCCCGATCCTCACCGCACACGTCGAACACGTCCTCAACGAACAACAGGTCCACACCAACCGACTCATGAACGAGCGCTTCGTCGAACTGGCGAGGCAGCAGCAGGCGATCCGGGCGACGTCCTGA
- a CDS encoding TetR/AcrR family transcriptional regulator — MTAVDTDSAQRRRSGVRRERAEVTREHLLHTAERLFAERGLSEVSSRQIVEAAGQANNSALAYHVGTRADLLRAISRAHVEPITRRSRELFDETRGSSDPGEYLGCLVRPYTEHLASLGTPSWYARFAAQLATDPAYVGVVLWAPELAALLEDAHHAMSAHVPDLPSELTRLRYQTARLAVLHTCAEQERAAADTGVPADWELIGDALTDGITGMLLAPVRPRPHQG, encoded by the coding sequence ATGACCGCCGTGGACACCGACTCGGCGCAGCGCAGGCGCTCCGGCGTGCGCCGGGAGCGGGCCGAGGTCACGCGGGAACACCTGCTGCACACCGCAGAACGGTTGTTCGCCGAACGCGGACTGTCCGAGGTGTCCAGCAGGCAGATCGTCGAGGCTGCGGGGCAGGCCAACAACTCGGCGTTGGCCTACCACGTGGGCACCCGGGCCGACCTGCTGCGCGCGATCAGTAGGGCGCACGTCGAACCGATCACCCGCCGCAGCCGGGAGCTGTTCGACGAGACGCGGGGCTCCTCGGATCCCGGGGAGTACCTCGGCTGTCTGGTGCGGCCCTACACCGAGCACCTGGCGAGCCTGGGCACGCCCAGTTGGTATGCGCGGTTCGCGGCGCAGCTGGCCACCGATCCCGCCTACGTCGGGGTGGTGCTGTGGGCGCCCGAGTTGGCGGCGTTGTTGGAGGACGCGCACCACGCGATGTCGGCCCACGTCCCGGATCTGCCGTCGGAGTTGACTCGACTGCGGTATCAGACCGCGCGACTCGCGGTGCTGCACACCTGTGCCGAGCAGGAGCGTGCGGCCGCCGACACCGGTGTCCCCGCCGACTGGGAGCTCATCGGGGATGCCTTGACCGACGGGATCACCGGGATGCTGCTCGCGCCGGTTCGCCCTCGGCCGCACCAAGGATGA
- a CDS encoding IclR family transcriptional regulator, whose amino-acid sequence MSDSGRTQVRWRRSEAVPVDLAPIGLERVRLTPLQQAAATSPQPRRGGRPDAEAGPDDSGDAAKSGGGPLRRSLAVLEELAAASGPLTLSELSELVNLPKSTLHRQMRVLTELGLADRRESKSYELGSYIFQLAASNGPDRVRNISEELTPFLLDLFQTTRLVVSVGALSGLEVWHTGILYRRDHRRIAAAWREPVPAFGSAAGRLLLARSVSDPSELCGIVPTGQTGWNPARAKVLRREFDSIRRTGLSWSRSDAIPGLVEVAAPIHLGNQYPVAAIVLCGMANELDLRKIGGVLLDSVGGIETNLSMAR is encoded by the coding sequence ATGTCCGACTCCGGGAGAACCCAGGTTCGATGGCGGCGCTCCGAGGCGGTGCCGGTGGACCTCGCGCCGATCGGCCTGGAGCGGGTGCGGCTGACACCGCTCCAGCAGGCTGCGGCAACATCCCCGCAACCCCGACGTGGTGGTCGCCCCGATGCCGAGGCGGGTCCCGACGACTCCGGTGACGCGGCGAAGAGCGGCGGCGGACCGCTTCGAAGATCGTTGGCGGTGCTCGAGGAGCTGGCCGCCGCCTCCGGGCCGCTGACACTCTCGGAACTCTCCGAACTGGTCAACCTGCCCAAATCAACCCTGCACCGGCAGATGCGGGTGCTGACCGAGCTGGGCCTGGCCGACCGTCGGGAATCGAAGTCCTACGAGCTGGGCAGCTACATCTTCCAGCTGGCGGCCTCCAACGGTCCCGACCGGGTGCGCAACATCAGTGAGGAACTCACGCCCTTCCTGCTCGACCTCTTCCAGACCACCCGACTCGTGGTCAGCGTCGGAGCGCTGTCGGGTCTGGAGGTCTGGCATACCGGGATCCTCTACCGGCGTGATCACCGCCGGATCGCCGCGGCCTGGCGGGAACCGGTGCCCGCCTTCGGCTCTGCGGCGGGGCGACTGCTGTTGGCGCGCAGCGTCAGCGATCCCTCGGAGCTGTGCGGCATCGTCCCCACCGGGCAGACGGGCTGGAATCCGGCCAGGGCCAAGGTGTTGCGGCGCGAGTTCGACTCGATCCGGCGGACCGGGCTGTCCTGGTCACGCAGCGATGCCATCCCCGGGCTCGTCGAGGTGGCCGCGCCGATCCACCTCGGCAACCAGTACCCGGTGGCCGCGATCGTGCTGTGCGGCATGGCGAACGAACTCGATCTACGCAAGATCGGCGGTGTGCTGCTGGACAGTGTCGGCGGCATCGAGACCAACCTGTCCATGGCGCGCTGA
- a CDS encoding cytochrome P450 — MTGDETATDDETATATTCPIGPDAAPGGAAEALPFPFALPTALEPPEEWSQLRDECPVARVRTVVGEDALLLTRYDDVRQILADPRFTRKPVPTEDSANDEPLSVPASIANGEGHLRWRRLLSRSFTVKRMTALQPRITTIAHELIDAMVAQGPTSDLRSALGFPLPVYVICELLGVPAADRERFAHWSDHMLNLTRYTQAEVQTAGRELWAYLTAHVRAKRAEPGDDLLSELTAIADEQDGRLSEAELILSGQALLIAGHETTANMIGKMVAMLLSKRERWEQLLADPSLVKSAVEEVLRFDANLGSSGMHRHISEPVEVGGTTIEAGTTVLALMQAANRDERAFAAADEMDLTRSPNPHLTFGAGPHSCLGQALARIELTTVLGVLLERLPGLELAIPAEELRRREGLLVGGLEEVPVRW; from the coding sequence ATGACCGGCGACGAGACTGCGACCGACGACGAGACTGCGACCGCCACGACCTGCCCGATCGGGCCCGACGCGGCACCGGGTGGTGCCGCCGAGGCGTTGCCCTTCCCCTTCGCGCTGCCCACCGCCCTAGAACCGCCCGAGGAGTGGTCGCAGTTGCGCGATGAGTGCCCGGTCGCCCGGGTGCGCACCGTGGTCGGGGAGGACGCTCTGCTGCTGACGCGCTATGACGACGTGCGCCAGATCCTGGCCGACCCGCGATTCACCAGGAAGCCGGTTCCCACCGAGGACTCCGCGAACGACGAACCGCTGTCCGTGCCCGCCTCGATCGCCAACGGCGAGGGGCATCTGCGGTGGCGACGCCTGCTGAGCCGTTCCTTCACGGTCAAGCGGATGACCGCCCTGCAACCTCGGATCACCACGATCGCCCACGAACTGATCGACGCGATGGTCGCGCAGGGACCGACCTCGGATCTCCGCAGCGCCCTGGGCTTCCCGCTGCCGGTATACGTGATCTGCGAACTGCTAGGGGTCCCGGCCGCCGACCGGGAGAGGTTCGCGCACTGGTCCGACCACATGCTCAACCTGACCCGCTACACCCAGGCCGAGGTGCAGACCGCGGGCCGGGAGCTGTGGGCCTACCTGACCGCGCATGTTCGTGCCAAGCGCGCCGAACCCGGTGACGACCTGCTCTCGGAGTTGACCGCGATCGCCGACGAGCAGGACGGACGACTCTCCGAGGCCGAGCTGATCCTGTCCGGGCAGGCACTGCTGATCGCCGGGCACGAGACGACGGCCAACATGATCGGCAAGATGGTCGCGATGCTGCTGTCGAAACGGGAACGCTGGGAGCAGCTGTTGGCCGACCCGAGTCTGGTGAAGTCGGCGGTGGAGGAGGTACTGCGCTTCGACGCGAACCTGGGTTCCTCGGGAATGCATCGGCACATCTCCGAACCCGTGGAGGTCGGCGGGACCACGATCGAGGCGGGCACCACCGTGTTGGCGCTCATGCAGGCCGCCAACCGGGACGAGCGCGCCTTCGCCGCCGCCGACGAGATGGATCTGACCCGCTCGCCGAATCCGCACCTCACCTTCGGCGCGGGCCCGCATTCCTGCCTCGGGCAGGCATTGGCGCGTATCGAGCTGACCACGGTGCTCGGTGTGCTGTTGGAGCGGTTGCCCGGCCTGGAGTTGGCGATCCCGGCCGAGGAGCTGCGTCGCCGCGAGGGTCTGTTGGTCGGCGGTTTGGAGGAGGTCCCGGTGCGGTGGTGA
- a CDS encoding FAD-dependent oxidoreductase: MSTVSPDPSFGHVVVAGGSVSGLLAALVLSRHADRVTVLERDHYPGGPEPRSGVPQSRHTHVLLTSGIQALDELLPGVVDELRAADAPYLSVPADVGVWQAGQWVSRDHPSQPVMSASRPLLEQLVRRRVLAAPRIRVWTSTAVTGLLGRADQVTGVTVRDRGTDQQSERAIEADLVVDATGRASRFDEWLAGLGGAPVAEETLETGRAYATCVFHADEQHFDRQLRGFYIVPEAAQTLGAIILPAEGDRWMATLSGPRGQAPPTDPAGFVDFARDLPHQAPHTFLRSARPIGKPVGYRHTGNRRRRYDQGRDRRGLLVVGDAACAFNPVYGQGVSVAAMNATALERLLTGTRVLPSTHRMQRVILRSSQAAWEIATGADSHMPGAEGNAARTGPLDLLLNRYLDRVRDRVPGDPVVCRAFRDVLFLLAPPSSLLTSYQVVRRSLLHPVAAPRSDVLTP; this comes from the coding sequence GTGAGCACGGTGTCTCCTGATCCCTCGTTCGGCCACGTCGTGGTGGCGGGCGGCAGCGTGTCCGGCCTGCTCGCCGCACTGGTCCTGTCGCGCCACGCCGACCGCGTGACGGTGTTGGAGCGCGACCACTACCCCGGCGGTCCCGAACCGAGGTCGGGCGTGCCGCAGTCCCGACACACCCATGTCCTGTTGACCAGCGGGATCCAGGCATTGGACGAGCTGCTTCCCGGGGTGGTCGACGAGCTGCGCGCCGCCGACGCGCCATACCTCTCGGTGCCCGCCGACGTCGGTGTCTGGCAGGCCGGCCAATGGGTCTCGCGGGATCACCCGTCCCAGCCGGTCATGTCCGCCTCCCGCCCGTTACTCGAACAGCTCGTCCGGCGGCGGGTGTTGGCCGCACCCCGGATCCGGGTCTGGACCTCCACGGCGGTGACCGGACTCCTGGGCCGCGCCGACCAGGTCACCGGCGTGACGGTGCGGGATCGGGGCACCGACCAGCAGTCCGAGCGGGCCATCGAGGCCGACCTGGTGGTGGACGCCACCGGCCGGGCCAGCCGCTTCGACGAATGGCTCGCCGGTCTCGGTGGCGCACCCGTCGCCGAGGAGACGTTGGAGACCGGCCGCGCCTATGCGACCTGCGTGTTCCACGCCGACGAGCAGCACTTCGATCGGCAGCTGCGGGGCTTCTACATCGTCCCCGAGGCCGCACAGACCCTCGGCGCGATCATCCTGCCCGCCGAGGGCGACCGCTGGATGGCGACGCTGTCCGGGCCTCGGGGGCAGGCGCCGCCCACCGACCCGGCCGGGTTCGTCGACTTCGCGCGCGACCTGCCGCACCAGGCGCCGCACACCTTCCTGCGCTCGGCACGACCGATCGGCAAACCGGTGGGATATCGACACACCGGCAACCGCAGGCGCCGCTACGACCAGGGCCGGGATCGGCGCGGACTGCTCGTCGTCGGCGACGCGGCCTGCGCGTTCAACCCGGTCTACGGCCAGGGCGTGTCGGTGGCGGCCATGAACGCGACGGCCCTGGAACGTCTGCTGACCGGGACGCGCGTGCTGCCCTCCACACACCGGATGCAGCGTGTCATCTTGCGTTCCTCGCAGGCCGCCTGGGAGATTGCCACGGGAGCGGACAGCCACATGCCGGGAGCCGAGGGCAATGCGGCACGCACCGGTCCGCTCGATCTACTGCTCAACCGGTACCTGGACCGGGTCCGCGATCGAGTCCCCGGTGATCCGGTCGTGTGCCGGGCGTTTCGGGACGTTCTCTTCCTACTGGCCCCACCGAGTAGCCTGCTCACCTCGTACCAGGTGGTCCGGCGGTCGCTGCTGCATCCGGTGGCCGCACCTCGTTCCGACGTGCTCACGCCATGA
- a CDS encoding tryptophan 2,3-dioxygenase family protein produces MTAMTYPRYLHLAELLSLQHPLTAPLEQDLHDNERLFISVHQMSELLLSQVLVDLRHIKENRCTARCFAHRADRATLMVESLEAHLTLLRETLRPEAFLMFRDRFGSASGLQSAQFQELFRLTDRLETRESSLPLEPHRLARLRTAITHWRRTHLGLVKYMIGDLPGSGDTDGVRFLAKRLAGSSLDDTARHPRTDSEKVRSEHGVS; encoded by the coding sequence ATGACTGCGATGACCTACCCCCGCTACCTGCACCTCGCGGAGCTGCTGTCCCTACAGCACCCGCTCACCGCGCCCCTCGAACAAGACCTGCATGACAACGAGCGACTGTTCATCAGCGTGCACCAGATGTCGGAGCTGCTGTTGAGCCAGGTCCTCGTGGATCTCCGGCACATCAAGGAGAACCGGTGCACCGCCCGCTGCTTCGCGCACCGGGCGGACCGGGCCACCCTGATGGTGGAGTCCCTGGAGGCACATCTGACGCTGCTGCGGGAAACGCTGCGCCCGGAGGCCTTCCTGATGTTCCGGGACCGGTTCGGCAGCGCGAGCGGCTTGCAGTCCGCACAGTTCCAGGAGCTCTTCCGGCTGACCGACCGCCTGGAGACCAGGGAATCCAGCCTCCCGCTGGAACCCCATCGCCTCGCGAGGCTGCGGACCGCCATCACCCACTGGCGCCGAACCCATCTCGGGCTGGTCAAGTACATGATCGGCGACCTGCCCGGATCCGGTGACACCGACGGGGTCCGGTTCCTGGCGAAGCGGCTGGCCGGTTCATCCCTCGACGACACCGCCAGGCATCCACGAACGGACTCCGAGAAGGTGCGAAGTGAGCACGGTGTCTCCTGA